In Agromyces sp. 3263, a single genomic region encodes these proteins:
- a CDS encoding FAD-dependent oxidoreductase — translation MNKLRLAIVGAGPAGIYAADILLKSERNFDVSIDLFDHLPAPYGLVRYGVAPDHPRIKGIITALREVLDRGDIRIFGNVRFGEDITLDDLKKHYNAVIFATGAVRDASLNLPGIDLEGSYGAAEFVSWFDGHPDFPRTWPLEAREVAVIGNGNVALDVSRILAKHVEDLMPTEIPANVAAGLAASPVTDVHVFGRRGPTSVKFTPLELRELGELRDVDMIVYDEDFDYDDAARAAVAGNKQVFVIDKVLNQWRQREVGQASRRLHLHFFAKPLEILDDGTGRVGGIRWERTAPDGEGGVVGTGEIRELPIQAVYRAVGYFGSPLPGIPFDKKFGVIPNHEGQVLTRDKETGEARQMYGVYATGWIKRGPVGLIGHTKSDAMETIKHVINDLGNWWRPESPSEESVIELLESRGIEWTDLDGWHRLDEHEQALGAAEGRVRVKVVPRDEMVGISRDEA, via the coding sequence GTGAACAAGCTGCGACTCGCGATCGTCGGCGCAGGGCCGGCGGGCATCTACGCCGCCGACATCCTGCTGAAGTCCGAGCGGAACTTCGACGTCTCGATCGACCTGTTCGATCACCTGCCCGCGCCCTACGGGCTCGTGCGGTACGGCGTCGCCCCCGACCACCCCCGCATCAAGGGCATCATCACGGCCCTGCGCGAGGTGCTCGACCGTGGCGACATCCGAATCTTCGGCAACGTGCGCTTCGGCGAGGACATCACCCTCGACGACCTGAAGAAGCACTACAACGCGGTGATCTTCGCCACCGGCGCCGTGCGCGACGCCTCGCTGAACCTGCCCGGCATCGACCTCGAGGGCTCCTACGGCGCCGCCGAGTTCGTGAGCTGGTTCGACGGGCACCCCGACTTCCCCCGCACCTGGCCGCTCGAGGCACGTGAGGTCGCGGTCATCGGCAACGGCAACGTGGCGCTCGACGTGTCGCGCATCCTCGCCAAGCACGTCGAAGACCTGATGCCGACCGAGATCCCGGCGAACGTCGCGGCCGGCCTCGCGGCGTCGCCCGTGACCGACGTGCACGTCTTCGGCCGTCGTGGCCCCACCTCGGTGAAGTTCACGCCGCTCGAGCTGCGCGAGCTCGGCGAGCTGCGCGACGTCGACATGATCGTCTACGACGAGGACTTCGACTACGACGATGCGGCCCGTGCCGCCGTCGCCGGCAACAAGCAGGTCTTCGTCATCGACAAGGTGCTGAACCAGTGGCGCCAGCGCGAGGTCGGCCAGGCCTCCCGCCGCCTGCACCTGCACTTCTTCGCCAAGCCGCTCGAGATCCTCGACGACGGCACCGGCCGGGTCGGCGGCATCCGCTGGGAGCGCACCGCACCCGACGGCGAGGGCGGCGTCGTCGGCACCGGCGAGATCCGTGAGCTGCCCATCCAGGCCGTCTACCGTGCGGTCGGCTACTTCGGGTCCCCCCTGCCCGGCATCCCGTTCGACAAGAAGTTCGGGGTCATCCCGAACCACGAGGGCCAGGTGCTCACGCGCGACAAGGAGACCGGCGAGGCCCGCCAGATGTACGGCGTCTACGCCACCGGCTGGATCAAGCGCGGCCCGGTCGGCCTCATCGGGCACACCAAGTCCGACGCGATGGAGACGATCAAGCACGTCATCAACGACCTCGGCAACTGGTGGCGTCCCGAGTCGCCGTCCGAGGAGTCGGTGATCGAGCTGCTCGAGTCGCGCGGAATCGAGTGGACCGACCTCGACGGATGGCACCGCCTCGACGAGCACGAGCAGGCGCTCGGGGCGGCCGAGGGCCGAGTGCGCGTCAAGGTCGTGCCCCGCGACGAGATGGTCGGCATCTCCCGCGACGAGGCGTAG
- a CDS encoding polyprenyl synthetase family protein gives MNPSHPVARRGSALAANLGLSERVFASSADRAMARAIDAGIERVEAGLVREVSFADSIADVSTRYLLEAGGKRVRPMLTLLTAQLGAGITDDVVTAAEAIEITHLGSLYHDDVMDDSERRRGVPSAHAVWGNSVAILTGDLLFARASQLMASLGERAIRMQADTFERLVLGQLHETVGPAIGEDPIVHYIQVLADKTGSLIAAAAQSGIIFSGADPALEKPIVEFGEKIGVAFQLIDDVIDLSPQPEETGKVPGTDLRAGVVTLPLLRLAELARADAASADLLQRIERDVIVVPQAAGAFDPHDTNTLASRIVPSKETVDAIVAQLREHEATRATLAEAHRWAHEAVAALAPLPEGSVKKALTRFAETIVERQS, from the coding sequence GTGAATCCGAGCCATCCGGTCGCACGTCGCGGCTCCGCGCTCGCCGCCAACCTCGGGCTGAGCGAACGCGTCTTCGCGTCATCCGCCGACCGAGCGATGGCCAGGGCGATCGACGCGGGCATCGAGCGCGTCGAGGCCGGCCTCGTGCGCGAGGTCAGCTTCGCCGATTCGATCGCGGATGTCTCGACGCGATACCTGCTCGAAGCCGGCGGCAAGCGCGTGCGGCCCATGCTCACCCTCCTCACCGCGCAGCTCGGGGCCGGCATCACCGACGACGTGGTCACCGCGGCCGAAGCCATCGAGATCACCCATCTCGGGTCGCTCTACCACGACGACGTCATGGACGACTCCGAGCGCCGCCGCGGCGTGCCGAGCGCGCATGCCGTGTGGGGCAACTCCGTCGCGATCCTCACCGGCGACCTGCTCTTCGCGCGCGCCAGCCAGCTCATGGCGAGCCTCGGCGAGCGCGCCATCCGCATGCAGGCCGACACGTTCGAGCGGCTCGTGCTCGGCCAGCTGCACGAGACGGTCGGCCCGGCCATCGGGGAAGACCCCATCGTGCACTACATCCAGGTGCTCGCCGACAAGACGGGGTCCCTCATCGCCGCCGCCGCGCAGTCGGGCATCATCTTCTCGGGCGCCGACCCCGCCCTCGAGAAGCCCATCGTCGAGTTCGGCGAGAAGATCGGCGTCGCCTTCCAGCTCATCGACGACGTGATCGACCTTTCGCCGCAGCCCGAGGAGACCGGCAAGGTGCCCGGCACCGACCTGCGTGCGGGCGTCGTCACGCTGCCGCTGCTGCGGCTCGCCGAGCTCGCACGCGCCGATGCGGCATCCGCCGACCTGCTGCAGCGCATCGAACGCGACGTCATCGTGGTGCCGCAGGCCGCAGGCGCCTTCGACCCGCACGACACCAACACCCTGGCGTCGCGCATCGTGCCGTCGAAGGAGACCGTCGACGCGATCGTCGCCCAGCTGCGCGAGCACGAGGCCACCCGCGCTACGCTCGCTGAGGCCCACCGTTGGGCGCACGAGGCCGTTGCGGCGCTCGCGCCGCTGCCCGAGGGCAGCGTGAAGAAGGCGCTCACGCGATTCGCCGAGACGATCGTGGAGCGACAGAGCTGA
- a CDS encoding class I SAM-dependent methyltransferase produces MTRADLGKDPLEVSAMFDRVAARYDRTNTVLSVGNAPLWRVATTRAVAPQRGERVLDVAAGTGTSSASLAKSGASVVAADFSPGMIEVGRRRQAGVPNLVFVEADATKLPFGDDEFDAVTISFGLRNVNEPKLALAEFFRVAKPGGRLVICEFSHPPVAFVRAGYHAYQRYVMPPLVRASSSNDTAYEYLNESINAWPDQPTLAGWIREAGWVDVQWRNLTMGVVALHRARKPLA; encoded by the coding sequence ATGACGCGCGCAGACCTCGGCAAGGACCCCTTAGAGGTATCGGCGATGTTCGACCGCGTCGCCGCTCGCTACGACCGCACCAACACCGTGCTCTCGGTGGGCAACGCTCCGCTGTGGCGCGTCGCCACGACCCGCGCGGTCGCTCCCCAGCGAGGCGAGCGGGTGCTCGACGTCGCCGCGGGCACCGGCACCTCGAGCGCCAGCCTCGCGAAGTCCGGGGCCTCCGTCGTCGCCGCCGACTTCTCGCCCGGCATGATCGAGGTCGGCCGCCGTCGTCAGGCCGGCGTTCCGAACCTCGTCTTCGTCGAGGCGGATGCCACGAAGCTGCCCTTCGGCGACGACGAGTTCGATGCCGTCACGATCTCCTTCGGCCTGCGCAACGTGAACGAGCCGAAGCTCGCGCTCGCCGAGTTCTTCCGCGTCGCCAAACCCGGTGGGCGTCTCGTGATCTGCGAGTTCTCGCACCCGCCGGTCGCCTTCGTGCGCGCCGGCTACCACGCCTACCAGCGCTACGTCATGCCGCCGCTCGTGCGCGCGTCGAGCTCGAACGACACCGCCTACGAGTACCTCAACGAGTCGATCAACGCCTGGCCCGACCAGCCCACGCTCGCCGGCTGGATTCGCGAGGCCGGCTGGGTCGACGTGCAGTGGCGCAACCTCACCATGGGCGTCGTCGCGCTGCACCGCGCCCGTAAGCCGCTCGCCTGA
- a CDS encoding DUF427 domain-containing protein, whose translation MKAIWNGAVIAESDDTVVVEGNHYFPREALDPRYFAPSDNHSVCHWKGTADYLHVEVDGKRNPNAAWTYPTPSPAAAEIAEHVAFWHGVEVVAA comes from the coding sequence ATGAAGGCCATCTGGAACGGTGCGGTGATCGCGGAGTCCGACGACACGGTCGTGGTCGAGGGCAACCACTACTTCCCGCGCGAGGCGCTCGACCCGCGCTACTTCGCACCGAGCGACAACCACAGCGTGTGCCACTGGAAGGGCACTGCCGACTACCTCCACGTCGAGGTCGACGGCAAGCGCAACCCGAACGCCGCCTGGACCTACCCGACCCCCTCCCCCGCCGCCGCCGAGATCGCCGAGCACGTCGCGTTCTGGCACGGTGTCGAGGTCGTCGCCGCCTGA
- a CDS encoding isochorismate synthase MenF, translating into MVRTEPVEELAPLIPRADPRHPLLWMRRGEGIVGLGETLRVETSGASRVKDAAAAWTELAADADVDDRVGLPGTGLVAFGAFAFADHSASSSVLVVPELVLGRRDGRAWVTRITHASGAAGASGDRGGDGSEDAAAAVPLAIPEPAPKRRVPRVAFTPGAVPPEAYESAVAEAVRRIDAGELEKVVLARQLLGELHEEDGLRATITRLAEDYPDTWVYAVDGLIGASPETLVRVDHGTVSARVLAGTTSRGAGDASDRERATALAASPKDLAEHALAVASAVKRLAPHTARLDASPEPFTLQLPNLWHLATDLKGTLGDGSSSLDLVQAVHPTAAVAGTPRRVALRVLAELEGFDRGRYAGPVGWIDGDGDGEWAIALRCAQVEPDGTVAAYAGCGIVHDSRPADELAETVMKFRPIVEAFGG; encoded by the coding sequence GTGGTGCGCACCGAGCCGGTCGAGGAGCTCGCGCCGCTCATCCCGCGCGCCGACCCGCGGCATCCGCTGCTCTGGATGCGCCGCGGTGAGGGCATCGTGGGCCTCGGCGAGACCCTGCGCGTCGAGACGAGCGGCGCCTCGCGCGTGAAGGACGCCGCGGCGGCGTGGACCGAGCTCGCCGCCGACGCGGACGTCGACGACCGCGTGGGGCTGCCCGGCACGGGGCTCGTCGCGTTCGGCGCGTTCGCGTTCGCCGATCACTCCGCCTCGTCGAGCGTGCTCGTCGTGCCCGAGCTCGTGCTCGGCCGCCGCGACGGCCGCGCGTGGGTCACCCGCATCACGCACGCGTCGGGTGCGGCTGGGGCCTCCGGCGACCGGGGCGGCGACGGCAGTGAGGATGCCGCAGCCGCCGTGCCGCTCGCCATCCCCGAGCCGGCGCCCAAGCGCCGCGTGCCGCGCGTGGCATTCACCCCGGGAGCCGTGCCGCCCGAGGCATACGAGTCCGCCGTCGCCGAGGCCGTGCGCCGCATCGACGCCGGCGAGCTCGAGAAGGTGGTGCTCGCCCGGCAGCTGCTCGGCGAGCTGCACGAGGAGGACGGCCTCCGCGCGACCATCACCCGCCTCGCCGAGGACTACCCCGACACGTGGGTGTACGCCGTCGACGGGCTCATCGGGGCGAGCCCCGAGACGCTCGTGCGCGTCGACCACGGCACGGTCTCGGCACGCGTCCTCGCCGGCACGACGTCACGGGGTGCCGGCGACGCATCCGACCGCGAACGTGCCACCGCCCTGGCCGCGTCGCCCAAGGACCTCGCCGAGCACGCCCTCGCCGTGGCGAGCGCGGTGAAGCGGCTCGCCCCGCACACCGCCCGCCTCGACGCCAGCCCCGAGCCGTTCACGCTGCAGCTGCCGAACCTCTGGCACCTCGCGACCGACCTCAAGGGCACCCTCGGCGACGGCTCGAGCTCGCTCGATCTCGTGCAGGCGGTGCATCCGACCGCGGCCGTCGCGGGCACTCCTCGCCGGGTCGCGCTGCGCGTGCTCGCCGAGCTCGAGGGCTTCGACCGGGGCCGCTACGCCGGTCCGGTCGGCTGGATCGACGGCGACGGCGACGGCGAGTGGGCCATCGCCCTGCGCTGCGCGCAGGTCGAGCCCGACGGCACCGTGGCGGCATATGCCGGTTGCGGCATCGTCCACGACTCCCGGCCAGCCGACGAGCTCGCCGAGACCGTCATGAAGTTCCGGCCGATCGTCGAGGCGTTCGGCGGCTGA
- a CDS encoding PPK2 family polyphosphate kinase — protein sequence MSRESYWREDPTGLLRVDPGFILLESPTDATPGFDGNKKAGRAALKEGALVLTDLQEKLFAHHQAGDDGRRILLVLQAMDTAGKGGIVKHVIGNVDPQGVQLASFKAPSEEEQKHDFLWRIRKQVPEPGMIGVFDRSHYEDVLIALVRDLATPEEIERRYGAINEFEAELVAEGTTIIKVMLHISPDEQKARLMDRLERPEKQWKYSPNDVEERMLGPKYQEAYQAAFERTATPIAPWYVVPADHKWYARLAVQHLLIQALEALELEWPLPDYDVETEKLRLLAS from the coding sequence ATGAGCCGCGAGTCGTACTGGCGCGAGGACCCGACCGGACTGCTGCGAGTGGACCCGGGATTCATCCTCCTCGAGTCGCCGACCGACGCGACCCCGGGTTTCGACGGCAACAAGAAGGCAGGCCGCGCCGCCCTGAAGGAGGGCGCGCTCGTGCTCACCGACCTGCAGGAGAAGCTGTTCGCGCACCACCAGGCCGGCGACGACGGCCGGCGCATCCTGCTCGTGCTGCAGGCCATGGACACCGCCGGCAAGGGCGGCATCGTGAAGCACGTCATCGGCAACGTGGACCCGCAGGGCGTGCAGCTGGCCTCCTTCAAGGCCCCCTCCGAGGAGGAGCAGAAGCACGACTTCCTCTGGCGCATCCGCAAGCAGGTGCCCGAGCCGGGCATGATCGGCGTCTTCGACCGGTCGCACTACGAAGACGTGCTCATCGCGCTCGTGCGCGACCTCGCGACCCCCGAGGAGATCGAGCGCCGCTACGGCGCGATCAACGAGTTCGAGGCCGAACTGGTGGCCGAGGGCACGACGATCATCAAGGTCATGCTGCACATCTCGCCCGACGAGCAGAAGGCGCGCCTGATGGACCGACTCGAGCGGCCCGAGAAGCAGTGGAAGTACAGCCCCAACGACGTCGAGGAGCGGATGCTCGGGCCGAAGTACCAGGAGGCCTACCAAGCGGCATTCGAGCGCACCGCCACGCCGATCGCGCCCTGGTACGTCGTGCCGGCCGACCACAAGTGGTACGCGCGCCTGGCGGTGCAGCACCTGCTCATCCAGGCGCTCGAGGCGCTCGAACTCGAGTGGCCGCTGCCCGACTACGACGTCGAGACCGAGAAGCTGCGGCTGCTCGCGAGCTGA
- the menD gene encoding 2-succinyl-5-enolpyruvyl-6-hydroxy-3-cyclohexene-1-carboxylic-acid synthase, whose amino-acid sequence MADPAPHPVQAGRSQGGRSPASDAAMALLSAFVREGVRDVVVAPGSRSQALALAAAELERVGAIRLHVRIDERGAAFLALGTAVESGRPALIVTTSGTAVANLHPAVLEAHHSGVPLIVCSADRPAELRGIRSNQTTMQPGIFAGAVRLERDVPAPEGAPGEADAAAAVAREAVAAALGRDASGDPVPHPGPGPVHVNLQYREPLSAVLTLDVAPRAEEPWTTPAEAPRPGGAVIEHGPRTIVVAGAGAGPAAEEFARDGGWPLIAEVTSGAHFGPNLVVAYRELLREPGFGDAVERVVVFGHPTLSREVPALVQRDGVEAIVVAPTGIEWYDPGRRVRRFERAVRAAAHEPDADERAWTGRWVRASRMLLDEAGPAAASVRSGVDETGHVSDFSAQREYMRAQLAAVRAPVTRRMLVDAVWAATWPHDRLVFGASRLIRDADRAVPGRRIPVHANRGLAGIDGTVATALGIAIASQAPAPGESEAPDAAAPAVPARTGVTRALIGDLTLLHDVGSLLLGQGEPRPRLQLIVGNDGGGTIFDALEVAGSAAPEAFDRVQFTPHAVDLAALAGAYGWGYARATTRGELDEALTGRVDGPQLVEVPLPR is encoded by the coding sequence ATGGCTGATCCGGCGCCCCACCCGGTGCAGGCCGGACGGAGCCAAGGCGGGCGGAGCCCCGCGAGCGACGCCGCGATGGCGCTCCTCAGCGCCTTCGTGCGCGAGGGCGTGCGGGACGTCGTCGTGGCGCCCGGCTCCCGTTCGCAGGCGCTCGCGCTCGCCGCGGCCGAGCTCGAGCGCGTGGGCGCCATCCGCCTGCACGTGCGCATCGACGAGCGCGGTGCCGCGTTCCTGGCACTCGGCACGGCCGTCGAGTCCGGCCGCCCGGCCCTGATCGTCACCACGTCGGGCACCGCCGTCGCGAACCTGCATCCCGCCGTGCTGGAGGCGCATCACTCGGGCGTCCCGCTGATCGTCTGCTCCGCCGACCGCCCGGCGGAGCTCCGCGGCATCCGTTCGAACCAGACGACCATGCAGCCGGGCATCTTCGCCGGCGCGGTGCGACTCGAACGCGATGTCCCCGCACCAGAGGGTGCGCCAGGTGAAGCGGATGCCGCGGCCGCCGTCGCCCGCGAGGCCGTCGCCGCGGCGCTCGGCCGCGACGCGTCGGGCGATCCGGTGCCGCACCCGGGCCCGGGGCCGGTGCATGTGAACCTGCAGTACCGGGAGCCGCTCTCCGCCGTGCTGACCCTCGACGTCGCGCCGCGCGCCGAGGAGCCGTGGACGACGCCCGCCGAGGCGCCCCGACCGGGCGGCGCCGTCATCGAGCACGGCCCCCGCACCATCGTCGTGGCCGGGGCGGGCGCCGGCCCCGCCGCCGAGGAGTTCGCGCGCGACGGCGGCTGGCCGCTCATCGCCGAGGTCACGAGCGGCGCACATTTCGGGCCGAACCTCGTCGTGGCCTACCGCGAGCTCCTGCGCGAGCCCGGGTTCGGCGACGCCGTCGAGCGCGTCGTCGTCTTCGGGCATCCGACGCTCTCGCGCGAGGTGCCCGCGCTCGTGCAGCGCGACGGCGTGGAGGCGATCGTGGTCGCGCCGACGGGCATCGAGTGGTACGACCCGGGCCGGCGGGTTCGCCGCTTCGAACGTGCGGTGCGCGCGGCCGCGCACGAACCCGACGCCGACGAGCGCGCGTGGACGGGCCGGTGGGTGCGGGCGAGCCGCATGCTGCTCGACGAGGCCGGGCCGGCCGCGGCATCCGTGCGCAGCGGGGTCGACGAGACCGGCCACGTCTCCGACTTCTCGGCGCAACGCGAGTACATGCGCGCGCAGCTCGCCGCCGTGCGCGCTCCGGTCACCCGGCGGATGCTCGTCGACGCGGTGTGGGCCGCGACCTGGCCGCACGACCGCCTCGTGTTCGGCGCGTCCCGACTCATCCGCGATGCCGACCGCGCGGTGCCCGGCCGACGCATCCCGGTGCACGCGAACCGCGGCCTCGCCGGCATCGACGGCACCGTCGCCACCGCGCTCGGGATCGCCATCGCGAGCCAGGCACCGGCACCGGGCGAGTCGGAGGCTCCGGATGCCGCGGCGCCGGCCGTCCCCGCCCGCACCGGCGTGACCCGCGCCCTCATCGGCGACCTCACCCTGCTGCACGACGTGGGGTCGCTGCTGCTCGGACAGGGCGAGCCGCGCCCGCGCCTGCAGCTCATCGTGGGCAACGACGGCGGCGGCACGATCTTCGACGCGCTCGAGGTGGCCGGTTCGGCCGCGCCCGAGGCGTTCGACCGGGTGCAGTTCACGCCGCACGCGGTCGACCTCGCGGCGCTCGCGGGCGCCTACGGATGGGGCTACGCCCGCGCGACGACCCGTGGCGAGCTCGATGAGGCGCTCACCGGGCGGGTCGACGGTCCTCAGCTCGTCGAGGTGCCGCTGCCGCGCTGA
- a CDS encoding PLDc N-terminal domain-containing protein: MARLLFGLGVAAVIFTIYAVADCAFFDRTRIRGLRRGWWIVVILIVPIIGGLLWFIIGRGRANRVGPSRGGAIAPDDDADFLRRLRTDAEQDERIRRLEQELAELDADDTKGSGPGRAPGAATPPDGTRGSDRKRPDAPDAPGEVGPSGRPNG, translated from the coding sequence ATGGCCCGGCTGCTCTTCGGACTCGGCGTCGCCGCCGTGATCTTCACGATCTACGCCGTCGCCGACTGCGCGTTCTTCGATCGCACGCGCATCCGAGGCCTGCGCCGCGGCTGGTGGATCGTCGTGATCCTCATCGTGCCGATCATCGGCGGGCTCCTCTGGTTCATCATCGGCCGCGGCCGGGCGAACCGGGTGGGGCCGTCGCGAGGCGGCGCGATCGCGCCCGACGACGACGCCGACTTCCTTCGCCGCCTCCGCACCGACGCCGAGCAGGACGAGCGCATCCGCCGCCTCGAGCAGGAACTGGCCGAGCTCGACGCCGACGACACCAAGGGCTCCGGGCCGGGTCGCGCTCCCGGCGCCGCCACGCCGCCCGACGGCACGCGCGGCTCCGATCGCAAGCGTCCCGACGCACCCGACGCCCCCGGTGAGGTCGGCCCCTCCGGGCGACCGAATGGCTGA
- a CDS encoding DUF4229 domain-containing protein, producing MKSVPVWIWYTALRILLFAVPLAVLLAVGVNPWISAAVAALFGLSASLIFLRRARESMSTDLYSARHREAPVARADDEEEDAAIDGQSPNASPKPTP from the coding sequence GTGAAATCCGTGCCCGTCTGGATCTGGTACACCGCGCTGCGCATCCTGCTCTTCGCGGTGCCGCTCGCCGTGCTGCTCGCCGTGGGCGTGAACCCGTGGATCTCCGCGGCCGTCGCCGCCCTGTTCGGGCTGAGCGCGTCGCTGATCTTCCTGCGCCGGGCCCGGGAGTCGATGTCGACCGACCTCTACAGCGCGCGGCACCGCGAGGCGCCGGTCGCCCGTGCCGACGACGAGGAGGAGGACGCCGCGATCGACGGTCAGAGCCCGAACGCGAGTCCCAAGCCCACGCCGTAG
- a CDS encoding 1,4-dihydroxy-2-naphthoate polyprenyltransferase — protein sequence MNPQDVRNRSARGRSGNPAKAGSGSAPARGPATAADWVAGARLRTLPLAVAPVALGTGAGVVAIADGPWHPARALLALVVALALQIAVNYANDYSDGVRGTDDHRVGPARLTGSGAAKPRHVLAVALSFFALAALAGLALVIVTQQWWLLAVGAVAIVAAWFYTGGKRPYGYSGLGELFVFVFFGIVATAGSAYVQALDVNLEAWLGGVGAGLIACAVLMANNLRDVAQDKAAGKRTLAVLVGPLAGRILFAVFMLVPFAIVVFFALFYPTAWLVLFGLLLALPAAAIVLWSKTPRELLLALQLASLTALVYGVGLGLAFGL from the coding sequence GCAGCGCCCGCGGTCGCTCGGGCAACCCGGCCAAGGCCGGATCCGGCTCGGCCCCCGCGCGCGGTCCGGCCACCGCCGCCGACTGGGTGGCCGGCGCCCGGCTGCGCACGCTGCCGCTCGCGGTCGCCCCGGTGGCCCTCGGCACGGGTGCGGGCGTCGTGGCCATCGCCGACGGCCCGTGGCATCCGGCCCGCGCGCTGCTCGCGCTCGTCGTCGCGCTCGCGCTGCAGATCGCGGTGAACTACGCCAACGACTACTCCGACGGCGTGCGCGGCACCGACGACCACCGCGTCGGCCCGGCGCGACTCACCGGGTCGGGCGCGGCGAAGCCCCGGCACGTGCTCGCCGTGGCGCTCAGCTTCTTCGCGCTCGCCGCACTCGCGGGACTCGCGCTCGTCATCGTGACGCAGCAGTGGTGGCTGCTCGCCGTCGGCGCCGTCGCCATCGTGGCGGCCTGGTTCTACACCGGCGGCAAGCGCCCCTACGGCTACTCCGGCCTGGGCGAGCTGTTCGTGTTCGTGTTCTTCGGCATCGTGGCCACCGCCGGATCGGCCTACGTGCAGGCGCTCGACGTGAACCTCGAGGCCTGGCTCGGCGGAGTCGGAGCCGGCCTCATCGCCTGTGCGGTGCTCATGGCCAACAACCTCCGCGACGTCGCGCAGGACAAGGCGGCGGGCAAGCGCACCCTCGCGGTGCTCGTCGGGCCGCTCGCGGGGCGCATCCTGTTCGCCGTGTTCATGCTCGTGCCGTTCGCGATCGTCGTCTTCTTCGCGCTGTTCTACCCCACGGCGTGGCTCGTGCTATTCGGCCTGCTGCTCGCGCTGCCGGCGGCGGCGATCGTCCTGTGGTCGAAGACGCCGCGCGAACTGCTGCTCGCCCTCCAGCTGGCGAGCCTCACCGCGCTCGTCTACGGCGTGGGCTTGGGACTCGCGTTCGGGCTCTGA